A genomic window from Pseudanabaena yagii GIHE-NHR1 includes:
- a CDS encoding IS110 family transposase: MNNSNEVCDVLGIDISKAKFDVALIQGNAKIKNKVFANNPEGFAELQEWLNLQNVTNLHSCMEATSTYGNALARFLVERGYKACLLNQNRMDRRLKMCDRFM, encoded by the coding sequence ATGAACAATAGCAATGAAGTATGTGATGTTTTAGGAATAGATATCAGCAAAGCAAAATTTGATGTTGCCCTCATCCAAGGTAACGCCAAGATTAAAAACAAAGTATTTGCCAACAATCCTGAAGGATTTGCTGAATTGCAAGAATGGCTAAACCTTCAAAATGTCACAAACTTGCATAGTTGTATGGAAGCCACTAGCACTTATGGCAATGCTTTAGCTAGATTCTTAGTAGAAAGAGGATACAAAGCCTGCCTTCTCAATCAAAATCGTATGGATAGAAGACTTAAGATGTGCGATCGCTTTATGTAA
- a CDS encoding sugar transferase gives MILVTVGTEQYPFNALLDWVGLLMKEGMITEEVIIQYGSSTRLPDDVKISRVIPEVQFKKTVKQASAVIAHCGEGTALLLEDFDKPYILVPRTVKFHEHVDDHQLEMADDLENQGILIARSPADLVKFLKLITVNRYSANFGEDTPLCNYLSDRYPSSDQTKIMLVCSSGGHFKGMQGLHQYWKQFKHRSWITFKTGTTVSELEDEKAFWAYSPTNRNLPNLVRNLLLAIRVIFKERPHIVISTGAGVAVPFLVAAKYLNKSQVIFVESKTRIRDLSLSARLLRSLKALDLLIVRAEEIAKLYPETVYIPTGHDQQSLRVGLHDVQVTNFQDTVLISTPKQLLNPEARKLKEDFRQLCQEEENFRKIIIDMSKTEFMDSSGIGALVSCLKVIRQTDIQSGKSETTELVLWSVNPQVQSILEMTNLAHVFPVEPASRTNRAPSKKSARSQKQTSRLAMTLYRLYQSLIKIPVLCVIAYLMYFLYPAIELDPRVPVHPSVRSFPKRLIDIIGSIIGLAFTALLFIPLAIAIKIESAGPVLFKQKRAGLMSKPFAIWKFRSMVKNAEILKQKVTNEIADLTDGNTQSADNAKFFKNKKDPRITKTGRILRKTSLDEFPQFWNIFIGDMSLIGTRPPTFAEVGLYEIENEYTDSKMTEWSRLDVRPGLSGVWQVSGRSTVRSFEEVMEFDLYYKQNWSLRYDLWLIWKTVMVLFEKDNGAV, from the coding sequence ATGATATTAGTAACAGTTGGGACTGAGCAGTATCCATTCAATGCATTATTGGATTGGGTTGGCTTGTTAATGAAAGAAGGAATGATTACAGAAGAAGTAATTATTCAATATGGTTCTTCAACACGTTTACCTGACGACGTTAAAATTAGTAGAGTCATTCCTGAAGTTCAGTTTAAAAAAACAGTTAAACAAGCAAGTGCAGTCATTGCCCACTGTGGAGAAGGAACAGCATTATTATTAGAAGACTTTGATAAGCCCTATATCTTAGTGCCCCGCACGGTCAAGTTTCATGAGCATGTTGACGATCATCAATTAGAAATGGCTGATGATTTAGAAAATCAAGGCATCCTAATTGCGCGATCGCCTGCCGATCTGGTTAAGTTTCTTAAGTTAATCACTGTAAATCGCTATTCTGCGAATTTTGGTGAAGATACTCCCTTATGCAATTATTTAAGCGATCGCTACCCTAGTTCTGATCAAACTAAAATCATGCTGGTTTGCTCATCAGGTGGTCATTTCAAAGGAATGCAAGGGTTACATCAATATTGGAAGCAGTTTAAGCATAGAAGTTGGATTACATTTAAAACAGGCACAACTGTATCTGAGTTAGAGGATGAGAAAGCATTTTGGGCATATAGTCCTACTAACCGTAACCTCCCTAACCTAGTGAGAAATCTACTGTTAGCAATTCGGGTGATTTTTAAGGAACGCCCACATATCGTCATTTCAACTGGTGCAGGTGTAGCTGTACCATTTCTCGTTGCTGCAAAGTATCTCAACAAGAGCCAAGTCATCTTTGTAGAATCCAAAACACGCATTCGAGATTTAAGTCTTTCAGCAAGGTTATTGCGCTCATTAAAGGCTCTGGATCTCCTAATAGTCCGCGCCGAAGAAATTGCCAAACTTTATCCTGAGACAGTTTATATCCCCACAGGTCATGATCAGCAATCACTAAGGGTTGGATTACATGATGTTCAAGTGACTAATTTCCAAGATACAGTCCTAATCAGTACTCCCAAACAACTGCTTAACCCTGAGGCTCGTAAGCTAAAGGAAGATTTTCGACAACTATGTCAAGAGGAAGAGAATTTCCGCAAGATTATTATAGACATGTCTAAAACTGAATTTATGGATAGCTCAGGTATAGGAGCTTTAGTCTCTTGTCTGAAAGTAATCCGTCAGACAGATATTCAGTCAGGTAAGTCTGAAACTACCGAACTTGTGCTTTGGAGTGTTAATCCACAGGTGCAATCCATTTTAGAAATGACAAATCTGGCTCATGTTTTCCCTGTTGAACCTGCTTCGCGGACTAATCGTGCTCCTAGTAAGAAAAGTGCGCGATCGCAAAAGCAAACGAGTCGCCTCGCGATGACGTTATATCGTCTCTATCAATCGCTGATTAAGATTCCCGTCCTATGTGTGATCGCCTATCTCATGTATTTTCTCTATCCTGCGATCGAATTAGATCCTAGAGTGCCAGTCCATCCGTCTGTACGCAGTTTTCCCAAGAGGCTTATCGATATTATTGGCTCTATCATTGGCTTAGCATTCACTGCGCTCCTGTTTATCCCATTAGCGATCGCCATCAAAATCGAAAGTGCAGGGCCAGTTCTATTTAAACAAAAACGGGCAGGGCTAATGAGCAAGCCTTTTGCAATCTGGAAGTTTCGCTCTATGGTCAAGAACGCCGAAATTCTCAAGCAGAAAGTTACCAATGAAATCGCAGATCTCACTGATGGCAATACTCAAAGTGCAGACAATGCTAAATTTTTCAAAAACAAGAAAGATCCTAGAATTACTAAAACAGGAAGAATTCTGCGTAAAACAAGCCTAGATGAATTTCCACAGTTTTGGAACATTTTTATCGGGGATATGAGCTTGATTGGAACAAGACCACCAACTTTTGCGGAAGTGGGACTATATGAGATAGAAAATGAATATACAGATTCCAAAATGACTGAATGGAGCCGCCTTGATGTTAGACCAGGGTTAAGTGGTGTATGGCAAGTAAGTGGCAGATCTACGGTTAGAAGTTTTGAAGAGGTGATGGAGTTTGACCTATACTACAAGCAAAACTGGAGTCTCAGATATGATCTCTGGCTAATCTGGAAAACAGTGATGGTTCTCTTTGAAAAAGATAATGGTGCTGTATAG
- a CDS encoding transglutaminase-like domain-containing protein — protein MHKYLNTSPVIDWKHPQILDLAYDLASGITSHEAISKVCFEWVRDEICHSVDYQMNPVTWRASDVLHYKTGYCYAKSHLLAALLRANGIPAGFCYQRLSIDDTGAPYSLHGFNAVYLPEFGWYRMDARGNRTGVDAQFTPPQERLAFQIQFPEEMDSSNILPEPLKIVIEALQSHTRWDQMLRNLPDVSLEQARIIL, from the coding sequence ATGCACAAATATCTCAACACAAGCCCAGTAATTGACTGGAAACATCCCCAAATTTTGGATCTTGCCTATGATCTTGCTTCAGGCATAACATCACATGAAGCGATCTCAAAGGTTTGTTTTGAGTGGGTACGTGATGAAATTTGTCATAGTGTTGACTACCAAATGAATCCTGTGACTTGGCGAGCCTCCGATGTCTTACATTACAAAACAGGATATTGCTATGCAAAAAGCCATTTATTAGCAGCTTTACTTCGCGCAAATGGAATTCCCGCAGGTTTTTGCTATCAGCGTTTAAGCATTGATGATACTGGTGCACCCTACAGTCTGCATGGATTTAATGCGGTTTATTTACCTGAATTTGGTTGGTATCGCATGGATGCAAGGGGAAATAGAACGGGAGTTGATGCTCAATTCACTCCACCACAAGAAAGGTTAGCTTTCCAGATTCAGTTCCCTGAAGAGATGGATTCATCGAACATACTGCCAGAGCCACTGAAAATTGTAATTGAAGCTTTACAGTCTCACACCAGATGGGATCAAATGTTGCGGAATCTCCCCGATGTTTCCTTAGAGCAAGCTAGGATAATCTTGTAA
- a CDS encoding QcrA and Rieske domain-containing protein, whose protein sequence is MPLPFATTRRRLLFLGASIASTFGTAIAAFGQQPTSAPKPPAPQSPKPRTDGFVPVVGPANILEKNGKVLTDKVLIIRNSADKKLVAVSPLCPHRNCVVDWKQDTQKFVCPCHASEFGFDGKVLKGPSEKGLIAFDVKIEENRFFVKPRAIDKSSKTISG, encoded by the coding sequence ATGCCCCTCCCTTTTGCCACAACCCGACGACGTTTACTTTTTTTGGGTGCAAGCATTGCTTCCACTTTTGGTACAGCGATCGCTGCTTTTGGGCAGCAACCCACTAGCGCTCCTAAGCCACCAGCACCCCAGTCACCAAAACCTAGAACCGATGGATTTGTACCTGTTGTTGGTCCCGCCAATATCTTAGAAAAAAATGGTAAAGTTTTGACCGATAAGGTTCTCATTATCCGTAATAGTGCCGACAAAAAGCTGGTTGCAGTTAGTCCTCTATGTCCTCATCGCAATTGCGTAGTTGACTGGAAACAAGACACACAGAAATTTGTCTGTCCTTGTCATGCGTCGGAATTTGGCTTTGATGGCAAAGTTCTCAAAGGTCCCTCGGAAAAAGGTTTAATTGCCTTTGATGTGAAGATTGAAGAAAATCGCTTTTTCGTCAAACCTCGTGCCATAGACAAATCTAGCAAGACTATCTCAGGATAA
- a CDS encoding PadR family transcriptional regulator, whose translation MNTKNNVYLTHKIRQVVCDRKMALKHTILAFLSRQSLSGYEVAKEFAEGFGSCFWKASQQQIYAELAKLEKQGSVTYEAIPQAGRLDKKIYSITDQGLKELTDWLVQPTEPTAMREDLGVMGLAAHLVPHQVTVREIERRRQLHANMALHVRKMDEHFAKNLESLELKDLYMHLIIRRAIRYQEDWVSWCDEVLEAIAQVIKKLE comes from the coding sequence TTGAATACAAAAAACAATGTATACTTAACCCATAAAATTCGTCAAGTAGTTTGCGATCGAAAAATGGCGCTCAAACATACCATCCTTGCTTTCCTCTCTCGGCAGTCCCTCAGTGGCTATGAAGTCGCCAAAGAATTTGCTGAAGGTTTTGGGAGTTGTTTTTGGAAAGCAAGCCAGCAGCAAATTTATGCCGAACTTGCCAAGCTAGAGAAGCAGGGTAGTGTTACCTATGAGGCAATTCCACAGGCAGGCAGGCTAGACAAAAAAATTTATTCCATTACCGATCAAGGGCTAAAAGAACTTACGGATTGGCTAGTTCAACCCACTGAGCCAACTGCAATGCGTGAAGATTTAGGTGTAATGGGTTTGGCGGCGCATTTAGTTCCCCATCAAGTGACTGTGCGCGAAATCGAAAGGCGGCGACAACTCCATGCAAACATGGCACTCCATGTCAGAAAGATGGATGAGCATTTTGCCAAAAATTTAGAATCCCTAGAGCTAAAGGATCTATATATGCATCTAATCATTCGGCGTGCAATCCGCTATCAAGAAGACTGGGTTAGCTGGTGTGATGAAGTGTTAGAGGCGATCGCGCAGGTTATAAAAAAATTGGAATAG
- a CDS encoding SDR family NAD(P)-dependent oxidoreductase, producing the protein MLSINSRSRSRISNLSRRYGSWAIVTGASSGIGREMALRLAEAGLNLVLVARSQNVLLQMAIDLGDRYAIATKVLAVDLTLKTGTKIILEETQNLDIGLLVAAAGFGTSGAFLDCPIETEIEMLNVNCRSLLELTWHFGQRFAKRGNGGIVLMSSIVGFQGTPFAAHYAATKAYVQTLAEALYVELAPMGIDVIASAPGPTNSGFADRAGMKLGMALNPVDVAQATLDALGKKPTILPGFISKLLTYSLAFLPRWARVQIMGGVMRDMTRHQNG; encoded by the coding sequence ATGCTGAGTATTAATTCTCGTAGCCGATCCCGTATTAGCAACTTATCTAGGCGATACGGCTCTTGGGCGATTGTGACGGGTGCTTCTTCAGGTATTGGGCGCGAAATGGCACTAAGGCTTGCTGAGGCAGGGCTAAATCTGGTTCTAGTTGCGCGTAGTCAAAATGTATTGCTACAGATGGCGATTGATTTGGGCGATCGCTATGCAATTGCCACAAAAGTTCTCGCTGTTGATTTGACTCTGAAGACAGGAACCAAAATAATTTTGGAAGAAACGCAAAATCTGGATATTGGGTTGCTCGTAGCGGCAGCAGGATTTGGGACTTCGGGTGCATTTCTTGATTGTCCAATAGAAACAGAAATTGAAATGTTGAATGTCAATTGCCGATCGCTATTAGAACTAACTTGGCATTTTGGGCAAAGGTTCGCTAAGCGTGGCAATGGTGGCATCGTGCTGATGAGTTCGATTGTCGGCTTTCAAGGAACCCCCTTTGCGGCACACTATGCTGCAACTAAAGCTTATGTTCAGACCCTAGCCGAAGCCCTATATGTCGAACTTGCTCCGATGGGAATTGATGTCATTGCTTCTGCTCCCGGTCCTACCAATAGCGGTTTTGCTGACCGTGCAGGCATGAAATTGGGAATGGCATTAAATCCTGTAGATGTGGCTCAGGCAACTCTAGATGCTCTAGGGAAAAAGCCCACAATCTTACCTGGATTCATCTCGAAACTGTTGACCTATTCCCTTGCATTTTTGCCACGTTGGGCGAGAGTGCAGATTATGGGGGGCGTAATGCGCGATATGACTAGACATCAAAACGGTTAA
- a CDS encoding ABC exporter membrane fusion protein: MSIRFPIQYLPLTAIAIASLSIGGIAYINLSQKSIQPVISETTPKLETVSALGRLEPDGEVIKVFAPISGESARIERLNVQHGQQLRKGEIIAYLDNYAPRAAALREAQERVAVAEAQLRQVEAGAKSGQIVAQQRVVDRIQVELQTETAAQEAAIARLEAELRNAELEDRRYQYLQTEGAVSSSLRDSKQLTSDTVRQQLNEAKAQLSRIVRSRQSQIAESRATLDQIAEVRPVDVELARSQVAQAKAGVARAKADLDLAIVRSPQDGQVLKIHTRAGELVGNNGIISLGQTQRMVAVAEVYELDINRIKIGQSATVISKNNAFSETLRGKVKEVGLEISKKDVLNTDPAAQFDARVVEVKILLDEPSSRLVAGLTNLSIQAAIDVRD, translated from the coding sequence ATGAGCATTAGATTTCCAATTCAATATTTACCACTAACGGCGATCGCGATCGCTTCTTTAAGTATTGGTGGTATCGCCTATATAAACCTCTCCCAAAAATCTATTCAACCTGTTATTTCCGAAACCACTCCTAAATTAGAAACAGTTTCAGCATTGGGAAGATTGGAACCTGATGGAGAAGTAATTAAGGTGTTTGCACCCATATCGGGCGAAAGTGCGCGAATTGAACGGCTCAACGTGCAGCACGGGCAACAACTTCGCAAAGGAGAGATTATCGCCTATCTCGATAACTATGCTCCGCGTGCAGCGGCTTTGCGGGAAGCACAGGAAAGAGTTGCTGTTGCCGAAGCGCAATTAAGGCAAGTAGAAGCAGGGGCAAAGTCGGGGCAAATTGTGGCGCAGCAAAGAGTCGTCGATCGCATTCAAGTAGAGTTACAAACGGAAACTGCTGCTCAAGAGGCAGCGATCGCCCGTTTAGAAGCCGAACTTCGCAATGCGGAGCTAGAGGATCGGCGGTATCAATATCTGCAAACAGAAGGCGCAGTCTCAAGTTCTCTGCGTGATAGCAAACAGTTAACTAGCGATACAGTGCGTCAACAGTTAAATGAAGCGAAGGCACAGTTATCGCGGATAGTGCGATCTCGTCAGTCGCAAATCGCTGAGTCCCGCGCCACCCTCGACCAGATCGCCGAAGTTCGTCCAGTAGATGTGGAATTAGCGCGATCGCAGGTCGCACAAGCAAAGGCAGGTGTAGCAAGGGCAAAAGCCGATCTTGATTTAGCTATAGTGCGATCCCCCCAAGATGGACAGGTTCTCAAAATCCATACCCGTGCTGGGGAATTAGTGGGAAATAATGGAATTATTAGTTTAGGTCAAACTCAACGTATGGTTGCCGTTGCTGAGGTTTATGAACTGGATATTAACCGAATCAAAATCGGTCAATCCGCCACTGTAATCAGCAAAAATAATGCCTTCTCCGAAACATTGCGCGGCAAAGTGAAGGAAGTTGGCTTAGAGATTAGTAAAAAAGATGTCTTAAATACCGATCCTGCGGCTCAGTTCGATGCAAGAGTCGTGGAAGTAAAAATACTGCTAGATGAACCTTCTAGTCGTTTGGTTGCAGGGCTAACCAATCTCAGTATTCAAGCAGCGATCGATGTTCGGGATTAG
- the devC gene encoding ABC transporter permease DevC, which yields MTKIIDKPINVTAKSKKKKPLFLSWLQLRKERVRLLVAIAGISFADVLMFLQMGFRGALFSSAVELHHSINGEIVILSSRYRSLISLDRFTDRRLYQAAGVSGVQSVSPIYLNFIQWRNPYNKEIWDIYAIGINPEHQVLNIKGVVENRQKLREPYTVLFNSGSRNEFGAIAKKFQAGESIVTEIDERQFQVRGLFQLSPTFGINAHLVTSDINFLRMVRSRQGGLIDIGVVKLKPDADVNKVLAELRSLLPNDVKVMTRQDFAKAEVAFWNASTPVGYTFDLGVVIAFIVGAVIVYQILYSDVTDHLPEYATLKAMGFRDRYLLIVVFQESLILAVLGFIPATAMAWGIYEITHIATLLPMAMDAGRITFVFVLTAIMCSISAAIAVRKIQTADPADIF from the coding sequence ATGACCAAAATCATAGATAAACCTATAAATGTCACGGCAAAATCCAAAAAGAAGAAACCACTCTTTCTTTCTTGGTTGCAATTGCGGAAAGAGCGCGTGCGTCTACTAGTAGCGATCGCAGGAATTAGTTTTGCTGATGTGTTGATGTTTTTGCAAATGGGATTTCGGGGCGCATTATTTAGCAGTGCCGTAGAACTCCATCACAGCATCAATGGCGAAATCGTGATTTTAAGCAGTCGCTACCGATCGCTAATTTCCCTCGATCGCTTTACCGATCGCCGCCTTTACCAAGCCGCAGGCGTATCGGGTGTACAGTCCGTTAGTCCGATTTATCTCAACTTCATTCAATGGCGCAACCCTTACAACAAAGAGATCTGGGATATTTACGCTATTGGCATTAATCCCGAACATCAAGTTTTAAATATTAAAGGCGTTGTTGAGAATCGCCAAAAGCTGCGCGAACCCTATACAGTTCTCTTTAATTCTGGATCGCGGAATGAATTTGGGGCAATCGCAAAGAAATTTCAAGCAGGTGAATCCATCGTTACGGAAATTGATGAACGCCAATTCCAAGTGCGGGGACTATTTCAACTCAGCCCCACCTTTGGCATTAATGCCCATCTCGTCACCAGCGATATTAACTTTTTGCGAATGGTGCGATCGCGCCAAGGCGGACTAATTGATATCGGTGTAGTCAAGCTCAAGCCCGATGCCGATGTCAATAAAGTCTTAGCAGAATTGCGATCGCTCCTGCCTAACGATGTCAAAGTCATGACGAGACAAGATTTCGCCAAAGCTGAAGTAGCTTTTTGGAATGCGAGTACACCCGTGGGCTACACCTTCGATCTCGGTGTCGTAATTGCTTTTATCGTCGGAGCCGTAATTGTCTATCAAATTCTCTATAGCGATGTCACCGACCATTTGCCCGAATACGCCACTCTGAAGGCAATGGGATTTCGCGATCGCTATCTATTAATAGTCGTCTTCCAAGAATCGCTCATCCTCGCTGTCCTCGGCTTCATTCCCGCCACAGCCATGGCATGGGGCATTTACGAAATCACCCATATCGCCACGCTCTTACCAATGGCAATGGATGCAGGACGGATTACGTTTGTATTCGTACTAACCGCCATCATGTGTTCTATTTCCGCAGCAATTGCCGTGAGAAAGATTCAAACTGCCGATCCTGCGGATATTTTTTAA
- a CDS encoding DevA family ABC transporter ATP-binding protein, which translates to MSSQFAISVTQLNHYYGQNALRKQVLFDINLQIDRGEIVIMTGPSGSGKTTLLSLMGGLRSPQEGSLKILDRELLNSLPEQMTLIRRNIGYIFQAHNLLNFLTVYQNVEMALELHDVTAEEADRRIRDVLNAVGLSHRLDYYPSDLSGGQKQRVAIARALVGQPKIILADEPTAALDKKSGRDVVEIMEKLAKQQGCTILLVTHDNRILDLADRIIYMEDGCLMI; encoded by the coding sequence ATGTCCTCGCAATTTGCTATTTCCGTAACGCAACTAAATCACTACTACGGTCAGAATGCTCTCCGTAAGCAGGTTTTGTTTGATATAAATCTGCAAATTGATCGCGGTGAGATTGTGATTATGACAGGACCTTCGGGTTCGGGGAAAACGACTTTGCTCTCGCTCATGGGTGGCTTGCGATCGCCGCAAGAGGGTAGCCTGAAGATTCTCGATCGGGAATTACTTAATTCTCTTCCCGAGCAAATGACGCTGATTCGTCGCAACATTGGCTATATTTTCCAAGCCCATAATCTCTTGAACTTTCTCACCGTTTATCAAAATGTGGAAATGGCGCTAGAACTCCATGATGTCACTGCTGAAGAAGCAGATCGACGGATTCGAGATGTCTTAAATGCTGTGGGTTTGTCTCACCGACTGGATTACTATCCTAGCGACCTGTCAGGAGGACAAAAACAACGAGTAGCGATCGCCCGTGCCTTGGTGGGACAACCGAAGATCATCCTTGCCGATGAACCAACGGCGGCTCTAGATAAAAAATCAGGGCGAGATGTGGTGGAGATTATGGAAAAATTAGCCAAACAGCAAGGCTGTACGATTCTCCTTGTGACCCATGACAATCGCATTCTTGATCTCGCCGATCGCATTATTTACATGGAAGATGGATGCTTGATGATATGA
- a CDS encoding transglutaminase-like domain-containing protein, with the protein MYERTKIDSKDSLANEAIAKMRFEWVRDEIRHSVDYQMNPVTWLASDVLHYKTGYSHVKSHLLAVLLRGNGIPAVFCYQHLSIDDTNAPYSLHGFNGVYLPEFGWYRMDARNKERVDAQFTPPHEKLAFKIQFLEEADFSSILPELLTVVIEALQSHITWEWMLQNLPNVSLENATNYGLSSSS; encoded by the coding sequence ATATATGAGAGGACAAAAATTGACTCCAAGGATAGTCTGGCAAATGAGGCGATCGCGAAAATGCGTTTTGAGTGGGTACGTGATGAAATTCGTCATAGTGTTGACTACCAAATGAATCCTGTGACTTGGCTAGCCTCCGATGTCTTACATTACAAAACAGGATATTCCCATGTGAAAAGCCATTTATTAGCAGTTCTACTTCGAGGAAATGGAATTCCCGCAGTTTTTTGCTATCAGCACTTAAGTATTGATGATACTAATGCACCCTACAGTCTGCATGGATTTAATGGGGTTTATTTGCCTGAGTTTGGTTGGTATCGCATGGATGCGAGAAATAAAGAGAGAGTTGATGCTCAATTCACCCCACCGCACGAAAAGTTAGCTTTTAAGATTCAATTTCTAGAAGAAGCTGATTTCTCAAGTATACTACCAGAGCTACTTACAGTTGTGATTGAGGCTTTGCAATCTCACATCACATGGGAATGGATGTTGCAAAATCTCCCTAATGTTTCCTTAGAGAATGCAACCAACTATGGTCTTAGTTCAAGTTCCTAA